From the genome of Canis lupus baileyi chromosome 32, mCanLup2.hap1, whole genome shotgun sequence, one region includes:
- the GATM gene encoding glycine amidinotransferase, mitochondrial, which translates to MLRVRCLRGGSRGAEAVHYIGSRLGRTLTGWVQRTFQSTQAATASSRNSCAADDKATDPLPKDCPVSSYNEWDPLEEVIVGRAENACVPPFTVEVKANTYEKYWPFYQKHGGHYFPKDHLKKAVAEIEEMCNILKTEGVTVRRPDPIDWSLKYKTPDFESTGLYGAMPRDILIVVGNEIIEAPMAWRARFFEYRAYRSIIKDYFHRGAKWTTAPKPTMGDKLYDQNYPIHSVEDRHKLAAQGKFVTTEFEPCFDAADFIRAGRDIFAQRSQVTNYLGIEWMRRHLAPDYRVHIISFKDPNPMHIDATFNIIGPGLVLSNPDRPCHQIDLFKKAGWTIVTPPIPVIPDDHPLWMSSKWLSMNVLMLDEKRVMVDANEVPIQKMFEKLGISTIKVNIRNANSLGGGFHCWTCDVRRRGTLQSYFD; encoded by the exons ATGCTGCGGGTGCGGTGTCTGCGCGGCGGGAGCCGCGGCGCCGAAGCGGTGCACTACATCGGCTCTCGG CTTGGAAGAACCTTAACAGGATGGGTGCAGCGAACTTTCCAGAGCACCCAGGCAGCTACTGCTTCCTCCCGGAATTCCTGTGCAGCTGACGATAAGGCCACTGATCCTCTGCCCAAGGACTGCCCTGTCTCCTCTTACAATGAATGGGACCCCTTAGAGGAAGTGATAGTGGGCAGAGCAGAAAACGCCTGTGTTCCACCGTTCACTGTGGAGGTGAAG GCCAACACATATGAAAAGTACTGGCCATTTTACCAGAAGCACGGAGGCCACTATTTTCCCAAAGATCATTTGAAAAAGGCTGTTGCTGAAATTGAAGAGAtgtgcaatattttaaaaacagaaggagTGACAGTGAGGAGGCCTGACCCCATCGACTGGTCTTTGAAGTATAAAACTCCTGATTTTGAGTCTACGG GTTTATATGGTGCGATGCCTCGAGACATTCTGATAGTTGTGGGAAATGAGATCATTGAGGCTCCCATGGCATGGCGCGCCCGCTTCTTTGAGTACCGTGCATACCGGTCAATTATCAAAGACTACTTCCATCGTGGCGCCAAGTGGACAACAGCTCCTAAGCCAACAATGGGTGACAAGCTTTATGACCAG AATTACCCTATCCATTCTGTAGAAGACAGACACAAATTGGCTGCTCAGGGAAAATTTGTGACGACTGAGTTTGAGCCATGCTTTGATGCTGCTGACTTCATTAGAGCTGGAAGAGATATTTTTGCACAGAGGAGCCAG gttacAAACTATCTGGGCATTGAATGGATGCGTAGGCATCTTGCTCCAGACTACAGAGTGCATATCATCTCCTTTAAAGATCCCAATCCAATGCATATTGATGCCACCTTCAATATCATTGGACCTGGTCTTGTGCTTTCCAACCCTGACCGACCGTGTCATCAG ATTGATCTTTTCAAGAAAGCAGGATGGACCATAGTTACTCCTCCAATACCAGTCATCCCAGATG ATCACCCACTCTGGATGTCATCCAAATGGCTTTCCATGAATGTCTTAATGCTAGATGAAAAGCGTGTCATGGTGGATGCCAATGAAGTCCCAATTCAAAAGATGTTTGAAAAACTGG GTATCAGTACCATCAAGGTTAACATCCGTAATGCCAATTCCCTGGGAGGAGGCTTCCACTGCTGGACCTGTGATGTCCGGCGCCGGGGCACCCTGCAGTCCTATTTTGActga